One segment of Fuscovulum ytuae DNA contains the following:
- the trxA gene encoding thioredoxin, which yields MGAATVAVTDATFDAEVRKSDIPVVVDFWAEWCGPCRMIGPALEELATEYAGKVKIVKVNVDENPDSPAQLGVRGIPALFLFKNGQVVSNKVGAAPKAALATWIQSAI from the coding sequence ATGGGCGCTGCGACCGTCGCCGTCACCGATGCCACTTTTGATGCCGAGGTCCGCAAATCGGACATTCCGGTGGTAGTGGATTTCTGGGCCGAATGGTGTGGCCCTTGCCGCATGATTGGTCCTGCACTTGAAGAACTGGCCACCGAATATGCGGGAAAGGTCAAGATCGTTAAGGTGAATGTGGACGAGAACCCAGACAGCCCAGCGCAATTGGGTGTGCGCGGGATCCCGGCATTGTTCCTGTTCAAGAATGGTCAGGTCGTTTCGAACAAGGTGGGCGCGGCACCGAAGGCTGCGCTTGCGACCTGGATTCAGTCGGCGATCTAA